A window from Toxoplasma gondii ME49 chromosome IX, whole genome shotgun sequence encodes these proteins:
- a CDS encoding hypothetical protein (encoded by transcript TGME49_210470) has translation MAMLACGFQDANAIAQATYTVTRLLRARKELRLARKYVRSAVARVEELMGTLMQQSGSGMDPCLTASLDPLPYLLEEETFRDSERQETLFSRKSSAGAVLRTRRGAYSDNGFANFDGDGKKYTNEEERGKSLRQEKKWGQFVLQCASLLVMLYDLSLKLDLELGEQPESEDRPIASKEKGVRAEDAAKAEQTHAEKLMRRQLQEMGNLDLSPLENHLLLSLGSNPYRLCLFWCQLSESRRVNAQQILSFAVRELESAVATEKKLVHAGWLYQTDDPAATPTTSRPPTLVGRSCTSLSLSMPATRKNVMSQDAFITLFGGKKAGSGISVTKLHTELLHTGVRHPPHGIVHISGLTPNTKYHFACEEHIDSRKSLPLSETTPDFGTYYPLPIPLLWLHILRSAQKLGIKNITKICWEKLWSLFCETTRVSPTASGHTLCHFKPFIAERQSPYVLDALAQAICAKYARVPLNTSLSGSQQEGRREQERRQHRASRVLIAVEASSIACNYTYLFCAVAAYDALLRPLLCLHTLPPFLLDGLVKCLVAMEGVPRTAWHPRGRALFGLLTSRLLLIQTQSLQARRPRRARERDKEERRAKKKRSGERITPKRKKGERRTVSEGPTKAATDDDAQTAHTRREDVPQIGRQ, from the exons ATGGCCATGCTCGCCTGCGGGTTCCAAGACGCGAATGCAATTGCTCAGGCGACTTACACGGTGACCAGGCTCCTCAGAGCGCGGAAGGAGCTCCG GTTGGCACGGAAGTACGTCCGCTCAGCAGTCGCCCGCGTGGAGGAGCTTATGGGGACTTTGATGCAGCAGTCTGGAAGCGGCATGGACCCCTGCCTCACAGCGTCTCTGGATCCTCTTCCATATCTtttggaagaagaaaccttccgagacagcgagcgacaggaaactcttttctcccgcaAATCGTCTGCTGGCGCGGTTCTGCGCACACGACGAGGAGCCTACAGTGATAACGGCTTTGCCAATTTCGATGGCGACGGGAAGAAGTacacaaacgaagaagaaagagggaaaagcCTTCGTCAGGAAAAGAAGTGGGGACAGTTCGTCCTCCAGTGTGCCAGCCTGCTCGTCATGCTCTACGACCTCAGTCTCAAACTCGATCTGGAG CTGGGTGAGCAGCCTGAGAGCGAAGACCGGCCAATCGCTTCTAAAGAGAAAGGCGTGAGGGCCGAAGATGCCGCAAAAGCGGAGCAGACGCACGCGGAGAAACTGATGCGCCGTCAGCTTCAAGAAATGGGAAACTTGGATTTGTCTCCTCTAGAAAACCACTTGCTGTTGAGTCTGGGGAGCAATCCATATCGCCTTTGTCTGTTTTGGTGTCAGCTGTCGGAGAGTCGCCGAGTCAACGCACAGCAgattctctctttcgcggtTCGGGAACTCGAGAGCGCCGTggcgacggagaaaaagctcgtgcatgcaggctgGCTTTACCAGACAGACGACCCCGCCGCCACACCCACGACGTCTCGCCCGCCGACCCTCGTCGGTCGTTCCTGCACCTCTCTGTCACTTTCCATGCCAGCGACGCGGAAAAACGTCATGTCTCAGGACGCATTCATCACCTTATTTGGAGGGAAAAAAGCTGGGTCGGGAATCTCAGTCACCAAACTCCACACCGAACTCCTCCACACGGGCGTCCGACACCCGCCACATGGCATCGTTCACATCTCAGGTCTCACTCCCAACACCAAGTACCACT ttGCATGCGAAGAGCACATCGACTCAAGGAAAAGTCTGCCGCTGAGTGAAACAACGCCGGATTTCGGCACCTACTACCCTCTCCCGATTCCTCTGCTCTGGTTGCACATATTACGTTCCGCGCAGAAGCTTGGCATCAAGAACATCACCAAG ATTTGCTGGGAAAAGCTGTGGAGCCTCTTTTGTGAAACAACGCGCGTCAGTCCGACAGCAAGCGGCCATACACTCTGTCACTTCAAGCCCTTTATTGCAG AGCGGCAGTCTCCCTACGTCCTCGATGCGCTTGCCCAGGCCATCTGTGCCAAG TACGCCCGAGTGCCCCTCAACACGAGCCTTTCTGGGTCTCAGCAAGAAGGCCGacgagaacaggagaggcGGCAACATCGCGCGAGTCGCGTGTTGATTGCTGTGGAAGCGTCGAGTATCGCATGCAACTATACGTATCTGTTCTGCGCAGTGGCGGCCTACGACGCTTTGCTGCGgccgcttctgtgtctccacacGCTaccgccttttcttctcgacggACTCGTCAAATGCTTGGTCGCCATGGAAGGTGTGCCACGAACAGCTTGGCATCCTCGAGGCAGGGCGCTCTTCGGCCTCCTCAcctcgcggcttcttctcaTTCAGACGCAGAGTCTCCAGGCAAGAAGACCCAGAAGGGCAAGGGAACGggacaaagaggagagaagagcaaagaaaaaaagaagcggagaaagaatCACCccgaagcgaaagaaaggagagaggcgtaCCGTCAGCGAGGGGCcgacgaaggcggcgacAGACGATGACGCACAGACAGCACACaccagaagagaggacgtgCCCCAGATAGGGCGACagtga
- a CDS encoding hypothetical protein (encoded by transcript TGME49_210460), which translates to MPALCTRLAVVETVQQLSRDFASAYAKETQDPEAAFANVGRSRACVAPATSAQPTILPPDDPCHGGGAYSWKRLAVALLLEFASLDDSSQRLVQLSDCVSQAEGILPQCLSFRDLLSADRLSPCKAEDSFAGMRPGVSPVGTAESSSGHSAGSGTGAAFQKKKKAASAATTGDAIKDATIPKEMGAGGHGRLLQSPGVADNGNSVQFSLLDQCLTAAAGMLCDIMSGTDKINKLVEWVPAAEDASSNVAAGAQSAALDGLSRKGGSKKGRSSYHTATSGNAEIASASLCLNATLAAVKAAQRACMELPETVHVELFLLCFRFRSLLGDKFQRLCRALEVRLRYRHFLNPPLVDLSVVSSSLSETQTRPGSVASSPSNEAESPPWTVLSCDLRTFKRAALPAGGPGSTPSPSGTYLVGQRWDWERVLRSVASRCQHPGERDEDVLVAEKQEIIRRELDSVALICDLRPVWAASKEEAKKLYRKGRTGPADMEADRSSGPVDVAAELRSTVLEFHGPPPLSETVADFRENILNEIDSGLIPSEQASLVALEIPLRKACDRNDSDTLTSPKPIQNLFFVYLQCSGSVCQFRGGGSSSRAVERNIEPAGGVFGEKPADTLEALGRSPGKTDSETGGERNVSSARGEVQSLRRMTEGTIWWTEIVKNKAGIPGCSLAHALLQPTKDLVLVASKLPFSHPTSPKFSLLLHPDLRLTPPELQVERKQLHRTWR; encoded by the exons ATGCCTGCTCTGTGTACGCGTTTAGCGGTCGTGGAGACTGTGCAACAGTTGTCAAGAGACTTCGCATCGGCTTACGccaaagagacacaggaccCAGAAGCTGCTTTCGCGAACGTaggaagaagccgagcgTGCGTGGCTCCCGCAACTTCTGCCCAGCCGACTATTCTCCCGCCAGACGATCCGTGTCATGGTGGCGGCGCCTATTCCTGGAAGCGCCTCGCAGTAGCTTTGTTGCTGGAGTTTGCATCCCTAGATGACAGCTCTCAGCGCTTAGTTCAACTTTCTGACTGCGTGTCCCAGGCCGAAGGTATCCTGCCTCAGTGTTTGTCGTTTCGCGACCTTTTATCCGCCGACAGGCTAAGCCCTTGCAAAGCAGAGGATTCCTTTGCGGGCATGAGACCTGGCGTATCTCCAGTCGGAACGGCTGAGAGTTCCTCCGGTCACAGCGCAGGGAGCGGAACGGGGGCTGCgttccagaagaagaaaaaagcagcCTCAGCCGCAACGACGGGCGACGCTATTAAGGACGCCACAATTCCCAAAGAGATGGGTGCAGGGGGCCATGGCCGCCTGCTCCAGTCGCCTGGAGTGGCGGACAACGGGAATTCGGTTCAGTTCAGTTTACTGGATCAGTGTCTCACCGCGGCAGCGGGCATGCTATGTGACATTATGTCTGGAACAGATAAGATCAATAAGCTCGTTGAGTGGGTTCCAGCCGCGGAAGATGCGAGCTCCAACGTGGCCGCAGGAGCCCAAAGCGCAGCGCTGGACGGACTGTCAAGGAAAGGTGGGTCGAAGAAAGGCAGGAGTAGCTACCATACAGCCACTTCAGGCAATGCGGAAATCGCGTCCGCTTCACTTTGCTTGAATGCTACTCTAGCGGCGGTCAAAGCTGCTCAGAGAGCCTGTATGGAGCTGCCCGAGACCGTCCATGTCGAAttgtttctcctttgctTCCGGTTCCGGAGTTTGCTGGGAGACAAATTTCAGCGGCTATGTCGGGCCCTCGAAGTCAGACTGCGCTACAG GCACTTCTTGAACCCGCCGTTGGTGGACTTGTCGGtggtttcctcgtctctctcggagACCCAAACGCGCCCAGGATCCGTGGCGAGCAGCCCGTCGAACGAGGCGGAGTCGCCTCCGTGGACAGTTTTGTCTTGTGATTTGCGAACCTTCAAACGCGCAGCTCTTCCGGCGGGGGGTCCAGGCAGCACTCCTTCGCCGAGTGGCACGTACCTCGTGGGCCAGCGCTGGGACTGGGAGCGCGTGCTGAGGTCCGTCGCCAGTCGCTGTCAACACCCGGGAGAGCGGGATGAAGATGTTTTGGTGGCTGAGAAACAGGAAATCATCCGTCGCGAGCTCGATAGTGTGGCGCTGATTTGTGACCTGCGCCCGGTGTGGGCGgcgagcaaagaagaagccaAGAAACTGTACAGAAAGGGCAGAACGGGACCGGCTGACATGGAGGCAGACAGGTCTTCAGGCCCCGTAGACGTCGCTGCGGAGCTGCGTTCAACCGTACTCGAATTCCACGGCCCGCCCCCGCTCAGCGAAACTGTCGCGGACTTTCGGGAGAACATCTTGAATGAGATTGATAGCGGCCTTATTCCCTCGGAACAGGCCTCTCTGGTTGCCCTAGAAATTCCTCTTCGAAAGGCATGTGACCGGAACGACTCAGACACCCTGACCTCGCCCAAACCGATTCAGAACTTGTTTTTCGTCTACTTGCAGTGCTCTGGGAGCGTGTGCCAGTTTCGCGGCGGCgggagcagcagcagagccGTAGAGAGAAACATCGAACCGGCAGGAGGTGTTTTCGGAGAAAAGCCTGCAGATACGCTGGAGGCGCTTGGACGCAGTCCCGGGAAGACAGATAGCGAgactggaggagagagaaacgtttCGTCGGCGCGCGGCGAAGTTCAAAGCTTGAGACGAATGACAGAAGGAACAATATGGTGGACAGAGATCGTGAAAAACAAAGCCGGGATCCCTGGCTGTTCTCTCGCACATGCACTTCTGCAACCTACAAAGGACCTCGTTCTTGTGGCGTCAAAGCTTCCTTTCTCCCACCCTACCTCGCCGAAATTCTCCTTACTTCTCCACCCGGACCTAAGGCTCACGCCACCAGAACTCCAGGTAGAGCGCAAACAACTCCACAGGACATGGCGGTGA